One Streptomyces sp. NBC_01237 genomic region harbors:
- a CDS encoding ABC transporter ATP-binding protein — MTAPAAIALRSVHLRYGGNVALDGLDLEVAEGEFYCLLGPSGAGKTTTLKTVAGLVEPQSGSVELGGADMAGVEPYDRGVAMCFESYALYPHRTAYDNLASPLRSPRHRLPADQVRARIGETAELLGISALLDRPVGALSNGQRQRVALGRVLVRPARAFLLDEPLSHLDAKLRQAMRAELRAIGEVRRTTTLYVTHDAVEALALGDRIGVIRDGRLVQSGTREELWHHPDDTFVARAFGRPRINLLPGTVTSEGRFRAADGSYELPLTVPAAPGTAVQLGLRPRDIGLGEGRVSDAGRASGGGPGSGPGVAFTGSVYITEVLGRATEVTVRIGEQQLSLVVPRAEAAGLRPDEPVRLHAARTRLLLFEADRPERPGRRISP; from the coding sequence ATGACCGCCCCGGCCGCCATCGCGCTGCGCTCCGTGCATCTGCGCTACGGCGGGAACGTCGCGCTGGACGGGCTGGACCTGGAGGTGGCGGAGGGCGAGTTCTACTGTCTGCTCGGCCCGTCGGGCGCGGGCAAGACGACCACGCTGAAGACCGTCGCGGGCCTGGTGGAGCCGCAGTCCGGGTCGGTGGAGCTGGGCGGGGCCGACATGGCGGGCGTCGAGCCGTACGACCGGGGCGTGGCCATGTGCTTCGAGTCGTACGCGCTGTACCCGCACCGCACGGCGTACGACAATCTGGCCTCCCCGCTCCGTTCGCCCCGCCACCGCCTCCCCGCGGACCAGGTGCGGGCCCGGATCGGGGAGACCGCCGAACTCCTCGGGATCAGCGCCCTGCTGGACCGGCCGGTGGGCGCCCTGTCGAACGGGCAGCGCCAGCGCGTCGCGCTCGGCCGGGTGCTGGTCCGTCCGGCGCGGGCCTTCCTCCTCGACGAGCCGCTGTCGCACCTGGACGCCAAGCTGCGCCAGGCGATGCGCGCCGAGCTGCGGGCGATCGGCGAGGTGCGGCGCACGACCACCCTGTACGTCACGCACGACGCGGTGGAGGCGCTGGCACTCGGCGACCGGATCGGGGTGATCAGGGACGGCCGCCTGGTGCAGAGCGGCACCCGCGAGGAGCTGTGGCACCACCCGGACGACACCTTCGTCGCCCGTGCCTTCGGCCGGCCCCGGATCAATCTGCTGCCGGGCACCGTGACGTCCGAGGGCCGCTTCCGGGCGGCGGACGGCTCGTACGAACTGCCGCTGACCGTGCCCGCGGCGCCGGGCACGGCCGTTCAACTGGGGCTGCGCCCACGGGACATCGGGCTCGGGGAAGGCCGGGTGAGCGATGCCGGCAGAGCGTCGGGCGGCGGGCCCGGCAGCGGACCCGGGGTCGCGTTCACGGGCTCCGTCTACATCACCGAGGTGCTGGGCCGGGCGACCGAGGTCACCGTCCGGATCGGCGAACAGCAGCTGTCCCTCGTCGTCCCGCGCGCCGAGGCCGCGGGCCTGCGTCCCGACGAACCGGTGCGGCTCCACGCGGCGCGGACGAGACTGCTGTTGTTCGAGGCCGACCGGCCGGAGAGACCAGGACGAAGGATCAGCCCATGA